In Helianthus annuus cultivar XRQ/B chromosome 9, HanXRQr2.0-SUNRISE, whole genome shotgun sequence, the following are encoded in one genomic region:
- the LOC118481687 gene encoding uncharacterized protein LOC118481687 — MIEESFVQQCFGDDGMAGSYEVNYKGSPWTVSTSKVNSNYVFSEGWTQLCNDLGVQEDDLLVFEKINDVMFGLTVYRDEVEIRLSKKVESDDDDDDDDVIQISRADYDKALLGDIEVDDNQPTSVKSTPVTFPTSTPKKVHVKETLKVGDGLHFTTTQDVKGKGKGKLSVNRSVKLDNFNQQCKGRKRYTTSDQTVKHPKKGSTKATKVSRIGIHPEYFDFSRKAEYRLRLPVEVVNRAGLSDRLQPISVQNLNGDVELYDTKTELNRCTLRYALDGWRKFMDDNQLQFGHMLHFTFVTSQRKIVLNDNLICISMPKRPKIVSVSNDVDKENTQHVVLPIVTRDEASHRRKLRKLILDNKKSNVGTTSSSLNIDSTNINSTSTPCVTSDNIVNKIGFHNFESTPEVTNNVNSSLSSIVTSNNICSTSNRTTTKNVIGNNISTGITSTTCTSSLNRNLKRLSSGKRKLVSKPRISSPIPMIDLTTDETVVRDPYKGVSTDYLDHGDQVITCEVCYAKLWDAEKGSGKKEGGKICHMLCCGYAKVVLPDYKTATPYYKSLFMSNDNESKHFLKNIRRYNSMFAFTSMGGKVDHTVNTGNAPFCYRISGENYHSIGSLVPPNGGKPKFSQVYIYDTENELANRYSDNASSSSASDETDNKLIQQIKAMFDAENVLVKIYRMVRDCFQQNPNTTLKLRLIGKREQDGRTYNLPTSSEVAALIVGDIDNALEKRDIVVETQTGSLKRISELHPSYLALQYPILFPYGDDGYRIDIPHRGVIDVTNKKRPNCTMREFFAYRVQDRSNQFSLILNSRRLFQQFLVDAYTMIESERLNFIRFQQQDLRFDTYENIRKLRYNGQQDLSKVGKRIFLPSSFTGGSRYMMQNYLDAMAICKWYGYPDFFITITCNPKWPEVQRFLKDTNLNPEDRPDILSRIFKIKLDAICKDLKDRDLFGKASAVVYTIEFQKRGLPHAHMCLFMENDYKLPTVDHVDQFISAEIPDLNEDPELYTLVKDHMIHGPCGNARMSSPCMVDRKCSKGFPKKFQDHSTLDSNGFPLYRRRDDGSFVLKNKIQLDNRSVVPYNKKLLKRYQAHINVEWCNQAASIKYLFKYINKGPDRATVAVVPSNNENEQPENDEIKEYYDCRYISACEASWRIFSNEVNYRSPSVMRLPFHLPGQQTVCFGPDEDINQVLNKPSVNSSMFLAWMQRNQDPNDHVARTLTYVQFPRFYVWKLDKRIWVPRIKGKTIGRIHSVSPSTGEAYYLRILLNKVKGPTSFDDIKTVNGRVYDTFRDSCYALGLLDDDSEYIEAIKEANISGSAGYIRNLFATMLLSSTLSRPEVVWESTWKYMTDDFLYRFSKYHRVSGLSIPDEQLKNYVLCEIEKFLTRNNSSLRRFLSMPYPDTSSLDNFRCRLINEELAYDRTELQNVYQGQVNLLTDEQRAVYEEIMNAFHGDNGGVFFVYGYGGTGKTFLWKTLSAAIRSKGQIVLNVASSGIASLLLEGGRTAHSRFHIPLNLNEDSVCHIKPDDDVAKLLQQTKLIIWDEAPMVHKHAFEALDRTMHDIFNISNPSRSDVLFGGKVIVFGGDFRQILPVVPNGGRQEIVNASLCSSYLWSKCKLLTLSRNMRLTVGRPSSEVEEISNFAKWLLDVGEGNVGDSNDGEAIIEIPPELLIDSISDPISSLIDFVYPSILDNYNDPNYFSTRAILAPKNEVVHEINDRLLAVFPGEEKEYLSSDSLCPTEDGNVDHQNIYSPDVLNGLKVSGLPNHRLVLKVGVPVMLLRNIDQRNGLCNGTRLKVTKLYSRVIEAEIISGGNIGSRTFIPRINLVPSDRKIPFAFQRRQFPITVCFAMTINKSQGQSLSKVGLYLRQPVFTHGQLYVALSRVTRRDGIKLLILDNDGRPTNKTTNVVYKEIFNGL, encoded by the exons ATGATTGAAGAATCTTTTGTCCAACAATGTTTTGGAGACGATGGAATGGCTGGGTCATATGAGGTTAATTATAAGGGTTCTCCGTGGACGGTGTCAACAAGTAAGGTTAATTCAAACTATGTTTTCTCAGAAGGTTGGACTCAACTTTGCAACGATCTTGGCGTTCAAGAAGATGATTTAttggtttttgaaaaaattaatgATGTTATGTTTGGTTTAACGGTGTATCGAGACGAGGTTGAGATAAGGTTGAGCAAGAAGGTtgaatctgatgatgatgatgatgatgatgatgtaattCAGATATCCAGGGCTGATTACGATAAAGCGCTTTTGGGG GACATAGAGGTAGATGATAACCAGCCCACATCTGTTAAAAGTACACCAGTAACATTCCCGACAAGTACACCGAAGAAGGTTCATGTTAAAGAGACGTTGAAAGTAGGTGATGGCTTACATTTCACGACAACACAAGAT GTCAAAGGAAAGGGAAAAGGTAAACTTTCTGTCAACCGATCCGTCAAACTTGATAATTTCAACCAACAATGCAAAGGCCGAAAACGTTATACAACATCTGATCAAACTGTCAAG CATCCAAAGAAGGGTTCAACGAAGGCAACCAAAGTTTCCCGTATCGGCATTCATCCAGAATATTTCGACTTTAGCCGTAAAGCTGAATATAGGCTG CGGCTTCCGGTGGAGGTTGTTAATAGAGCCGGCCTGTCTGATAGATTGCAACCTATATCTGTCCAGAACTTGAATGGTGATGTTGAACTTTATGACACAAAGACAGAGTTAAACCGTTGTACGTTACGTTATGCTTTGGATGGATGGAGGAAATTTATGGATGATAACCAGCTGCAGTTTGGACACATGTTGCATTTCACATTTGTAACTTCACAGAGGAAGATTGTGCTGAACGAT AATCTTATTTGTATAT CAATGCCTAAACGACCAAAAATTGTGTCCGTATCCAATGACGTTGATAAAGAAAACACTCAGCATG TTGTCCTCCCAATTGTTACTCGAGACGAGGCATCTCATAGAAGAAAATTAAGAAAATTAATCTTGGATAATAAGAAATCAAATGTGGGAACTACATCGTCATCCCTCAATATTGATTCCACTAATATTAATTCCACATCCACTCCTTGTGTTACATCTGATAACATAGTCAACAAAATTGGTTTTCACAATTTTGAATCCACTCCTGAGGTGACTAATAATGTTAATTCAAGTCTTTCAAGTATTGTAACAA GTAACAATATTTGTAGTACCAGCAATCGTACAACTACAAAAAACGTTATTGGGAATAATATTTCAACTGGCATCACATCAACCACCTGCACATCATCATTGAACCGTAATTTGAAAAGGCTATCATCTGGTAAACGTAAGTTGGTATCCAAACCACGTATTTCGTCTCCTATACCAATGATTGACTTGACCACAGATGAAACCGTAGTACGAGATCCTTATAAAGGTGTTTCTACAG ATTATTTGGATCACGGTGATCAAGTTATTACTTGTGAAGTTTGTTATGCAAAGTTATGGGACGCAGAGAAAGGAAGCGGAAAAAAAGAGGGTGGCAAAATATGTCATATGTTATGTTGTGGTTATGCCAAAGTTGTCTTACCGGATTACAAAACCGCGACACCTTATTATAAAAGTCTATTCATGTCAAATGACAATGAAAGCAAGCACTTTTTGAAGAACATTCGACGTTACAATTCTATGTTCGCGTTTACCTCAATGGGTGGTAAGGTTGACCATACTGTGAATACTGGTAATGCTCCTTTTTGCTACAGAATAAGTGGTGAAAATTACCATTCTATTGGTAGTCTTGTGCCACCAAACGGAGGGAAGCCTAAATTTAGTCAGGTATACATATACGATACTGAAAATGAGTTGGCAAACAG GTATTCAGACAATGCTTCCTCATCATCCGCTTCAGATGAAACCGATAACAAGCTGATACAACAAATCAAAGCAATGTTTGATGCCGAAAATGTGCTTGTGAAAATTTATAGGATGGTTAGAGATTGCTTCCAACAAAATCCTAATACCACTTTAAAGCTTCGCCTTATTGGCAAAAGAGAACAAGATGGTCGGACTTATAACTTACCTACTTCCTCAGAGGTTGCTGCCCTTATTGTTGGAGATATCGATAACGCACTTGAGAAAAGAGATATCGTTGTCGAGACACAAACAGGTTCATTAAAAAGAATAAGTGAATTGCATCCATCCTATCTTGCACTTCAGTATCCCATTTTGTTCCCATATGGAGACGACGGTTACAGAATTGACATACCACATAGGGGTGTCATTGATGTTACTAACAAGAAACGTCCGAATTGTACAATGAGAGAGTTTTTTGCGTATCGTGTACAAGATCGTAGTAACCAGTTTTCATTGATTCTAAATTCTCGACGGTTATTCCAACAGTTTTTGGTTGATGCTTATACGATGATTGAGAGCGAGCGACTTAACTTTATAAGATTTCAGCAACAAGATCTCAGGTTTGATACATATGAGAATATCCGGAAACTAAGATATAACGGCCAACAAGATTTGTCTAAGGTTGGAAAACGTATTTTCCTTCCATCTTCCTTTACAGGCGGGTCACgatatatgatgcaaaactaTCTTGACGCAATGGCAATTTGTAAATGGTATGGTTATCCAGACTTTTTTATAACCATTACCTGCAATCCCAAATGGCCGGAGGTTCAAAGGTTTCTTAAGGACACAAATCTTAATCCGGAGGATAGGCCTGATATTTTATCTCGAATTTTTAAAATAAAGCTGGATGCAATTTGTAAAGATTTGAAAGACCGTGATTTGTTTGGAAAAGCTTCCGCTG ttgttTACACTATTGAGTTTCAGAAGCGAGGATTGCCTCATGCACATATGTGCTTATTCATGGAGAATGATTACAAACTTCCAACTGTAGACCATGTTGATCAGTTTATTTCTGCAGAAATCCCTGATTTAAACGAAGACCCTGAACTATATACGCTTGTGAAAGACCATATGATTCACGGTCCATGTGGTAATGCTAGAATGAGCTCTCCATGTATGGTTGATAGAAAATGttcaaaaggttttcccaagaaaTTTCAAGATCACTCAACCTTGGATTCTAACGGATTTCCCTTATACAGAAGAAGAGATGACGGTTCCttcgttttaaaaaataaaattcagTTAGACAACAGAAGTGTTGTACCTTATAACAAAAAGCTTTTGAAAAGATATCAGGCGCATATAAACGTTGAATGGTGCAACCAAGCGGCGTCAATAAAGTATTTGTTCAAGTATATTAATAAAGGTCCTGATAGAGCAACAGTTGCTGTGGTTCCGAGCAACAATGAAAACGAACAACCAGAAAATGATGAAATTAAAGAGTATTATGACTGTAGGTATATATCTGCGTGTGAAGCGTCTTGGAGGATTTTTTCTAATGAAGTTAATTATAGGAGTCCTTCTGTTATGCGTCTTCCTTTCCATCTTCCTGGACAACAAACAGTTTGTTTCGGTCCTGATGAAGATATTAATCAAGTGCTTAACAAACCATCTGTGAACTCATCAATGTTTTTAGCTTGGATGCAACGTAATCAAGATCCTAACGACCATGTTGCACGTACACTAACATATGTACAGTTTCCGCGTTTTTATGTTTGGAAGCTTGACAAGCGTATATGGGTTCCGAGAATAAAAGGAAAAACAATTGGAAGAATTCATTCCGTTTCTCCTTCTACCGGTGAAGCGTACTATTTAAGAattcttcttaacaaagttaaaggACCAACATCGTTTGATGATATTAAAACAGTTAATGGTCGAGTGTACGATACTTTTAGAGATTCTTGCTATGCGCTTGGTTTGTTGGATGACGACTCTGAGTATATTGAGGCCATCAAAGAAGCAAATATATCAGGTAGTGCAGGTTATATTCGCAATTTATTTGCCACCATGTTACTGTCAAGCACATTATCTAGACCTGAAGTTGTATGGGAAAGCACATGGAAGTATATGACAGATGATTTTCTGTACAGATTCTCAAAGTATCATCGTGTTTCAg GTTTATCAATTCCTGATGAGCAACTAAAGAACTACGTTTTATGCGAAATAGAGAAGTTTTTAACTCGGAATAATTCATCGCTTCGGAGATTTTTATCAATGCCTTACCCGGATACTTCATCTTTAGATAACTTTCGCTGCCGATTGATTAACGAAGAGCTTGCTTATGACAGAACTGAGTTACAAAATGTTTATCAAGGTCAGGTGAATTTGTTAACGGATGAACAACGTGCAGTATATGAAGAAATTATGAACGCATTTCATGGAGACAATGGCGGAGTATTTTTTGTTTACGGTTATGGCGGGACCGGTAAAACGTTTTTATGGAAAACATTATCTGCTGCAATTAGGTCAAAAGGTCAGATTGTATTAAACGTTGCATCTAGCGGAATTGCATCATTGCTGTTGGAGGGAGGAAGAACGGCTCATTCTAGGTTTCATATACCTTTGAATCTTAATGAGGATTCCGTTTGTCATATAAAACCAGACGATGATGTAGCTAAATTACTACAGCAGACCAAACTCATTATATGGGATGAAGCTCCTATGGTTCATAAACATGCATTTGAGGCTTTGGATAGAACTATGCATGACATTTTCAATATATCTAATCCATCCAGGTCTGATGTTTTATTTGGAGGGAAGGTGATTGTATTTGGTGGTGATTTTAGGCAAATACTACCTGTTGTTCCAAACGGTGGACGTCAAGAAATTGTGAATGCGTCATTATGTTCTTCTTATCTGTGGAGTAAGTGTAAGTTGTTGACGTTATCTAGAAACATGAGGTTAACTGTTGGAAGACCATCATCTGAAGTTGAAGAGATTAGTAATTTTGCAAAATGGTTGTTGGACGTTGGCGAGGGAAATGTTGGTGATTCCAATGATGGAGAAGCAATAATTGAAATACCACCTGAGCTTTTAATTGATAGCATATCTGATCCAATTTCTAGCCTGATTGATTTTGTTTATCCGTCAATCTTGGATAATTACAATGATCCTAATTACTTTAGTACAAGAGCTATACTTGCGCCTAAGAATGAGGTTGTTCACGAGATTAACGACAGATTGTTGGCAGTTTTCCCTGGTGAAGAAAAAGAGTATCTTAGTTCTGACAGTCTATGCCCTACTGAAGATGGCAATGTTGATCACCAAAATATATATTCTCCTGACGTGCTCAATGGTCTCAAAGTGTCTGGTTTACCAAATCATAGGTTAGTCCTTAAAGTTGGCGTTCCAGTAATGTTGTTGCGAAATATTGACCAACGAAATGGTTTGTGTAACGGTACAAGgttaaaggtcacaaaactttacAGCCGTGTTATTGAAGCTGAGATAATTTCTGGTGGTAATATTGGTTCTCGGACATTCATACCTAGAATTAATTTGGTACCTTCGGACCGAAAGATTCCTTTTGCATTTCAAAGGAGGCAATTTCCAATAACTGTATGTTTTGCAATGACGATTAACAAAAGCCAGGGACAGTCGCTATCTAAGGTTGGGTTGTACCTAAGACAACCAGTTTTCACACATGGTCAATTGTACGTAGCTTTATCTAGGGTTACAAGACGAGATGGAATCAAGTTACTAATACTTGACAATGATGGCAGGCCTACAAATAAAACAACCAATGTCGTATATAAAGAGATATTCAATGGATTGTGA
- the LOC110875450 gene encoding replication protein A 70 kDa DNA-binding subunit B-like, which yields MEEGAITLLNNLDLNVDNYTIRIRIVRLWTRADFNNARKVYCYDMIFMDSEGTKMQAFVLAKNAAGYQHLLEEKRCLTIRNPSLGENRQKVKYANGGLKINLNNNTVVEECHEAIGSEWGFDFTPFDSVVEDPTVDNKFFKSPIDVIGFVVKSFPFEVDTETNNGQNQKKVTFMLEDLNNKQIFVTLWDGYADQIMEYESNNRGEKNVVVIIQFGKYRFWGGHLSVSNLYTVTRVLINSDIDEVADFKQRFIEKLSPEMSSSYSGLSSSVAKSATEEFLSDLTFFPIGSLTSIDTTRFVVIVGTIKSFASNNEWFYNACTNCNKKVSTVTVVKEKQDGTDGSEEVTVLECKTDICNTRTVTSIPRIRLYIRVQDCTGIVSLTLFEREVTKLLKVNANQLLDNNIELANEGSFPNELNSLLNMKFAFKIAVSSFNISKKSDGYSVSKMTDNPVVLSELDKHFDTIQPIDEEAVNVEPSDSNRNDYLPVKDSISQTGDDVTPCSNVFKVGFTTSLDRMDAEFDTSSERDLKRNLETVYDVDDVSSQSSSKSRKDGGVDAVLLIPKKEK from the exons ATGGAAGAAGGTGCAATCACATTGTTGAATAATTTGGACCTCAATGTTGATAACTATACCATAAGAATACGCATTGTTCGTTTGTGGACAAGAGCTGATTTCAATAACGCTAGAAAAGTGTATTGTTATGATATGATATTCATGGACAGTGAG GGAACAAAAATGCAAGCTTTTGTTTTGGCTAAAAATGCAGCTGGATATCAACATCTTTTGGAAGAAAAGCGTTGTTTGACTATTAGAAATCCTTCATTGGGTGAGAATCGTCAGAAGGTGAAGTACGCTAACGGTGGTTTGAAGATTAACCTTAATAACAACACCGTTGTTGAGGAATGCCACGAGGCTATTGGTTCTGAATGGGGTTTTGATTTTACTCCCTTTGATTCAGTTGTGGAGGATCCAACAGTTGACAACAAGTTTTTTAAAAGTCCAATTG ATGTAATCGGTTTTGTGGTCAAAAGTTTTCCCTTCGAGGTAGACACAGAAACTAATAACGGACAAAACCAGAAGAAAGTCACCTTTATGCTTGAAGACCtgaa CAATAAGCAGATTTTCGTGACGCTTTGGGACGGTTATGCGGATCAAATAATGGAGTATGAGAGCAACAATCGAGGTGAAAAAAATGTCGTCGTAATAATTCAGTTTGGGAAGTACAGATTCTGGGGAG GTCATTTGTCTGTTTCAAATTTGTATACTGTCACCCGAGTCTTAATTAACAGTGATATTGATGAGGTTGCTGACTTTAAACAAAG atTTATCGAGAAACTTTCTCCCGAAATGTCTTCCAGTTATTCTGGCCTAAGTTCTTCTGTTGCGAAGTCTGCCACTGAAGAATTTCTTTCTGACCTCACCTTTTTTCCCATTGGGTCGTTAACCTCAATAGATACG ACTAGGTTTGTTGTCATTGTTGGCACTATCAAGAGTTTTGCATCCAACAATGAGTGGTTTTACAACGCGTGCACAAACTGCAACAAAAAGGTTTCAACCGTTACTGTTGTTAAAGAAAAGCAGGATGGTACTGATGGTTCTGAAGAGGTTACTGTCTTAGAATGCAAGACTGATATTtgtaatacaaggaccgttacaTCAATTCCACG AATTAGGCTTTATATACGTGTCCAAGATTGCACTGGTATTGTGAGTCTGACATTGTTTGAGCGTGAGGTGACAAAGCTTTTGAAGGTTAATGCTAATCAGCTTTTAGACAACAACATTGAA tTAGCAAACGAAGGAAGCTTTCCAAATGAGCTAAATTCATTACTCAATATGAAGTTTGCATTCAAGATTGCTGTTTCTTCTTTTAACATCAGCAAGAAGTCTGATGGATATTCAGTCTCCAAGATGACTGATAACCCGGTTGTTTTGTCCGAGCTGGATAAACATTTTGACACTATTCAG CCTATTGATGAGGAAGCCGTCAATGTCGAACCATCCGATTCAAATCGTAATGATTATTTGCCTGTTAAG GATTCTATATCCCAAACGGGAGACGATGTAACCCCTTGCTCAAATGTgtttaaagttggctttacaacATCGTTGGATCGGATGGATGCTGAGTTTGATACGAGCAGCGAGCGTGACTTGAAGCGCAATTTGGAAACCGTGTATGACGTGGATGATGTATCTTCTCAGTCTTCTTCGAAGTCGCGTAAAGATGGTGGTGTGGATGCAGTTCTTCTAATTCCAAAGAAAGAAAAGTAG
- the LOC110875448 gene encoding probable serine/threonine-protein kinase PBL4 yields MGDADDHQETRQQLSTEDLKVFTYDELKCVFSYKTRLGDWSFGKVYKGWVDEETYSPTEQGTGLAVFVKTFQHHHSEYIKKSKLHLVLKKLSHPNLVKLIGYCFEGDLLFLVDEFYYGNFEDCLLYGAISRLPLDTKVKMALGIARAIVFLHQTHHTTSVCSCAEQSFSFERCNILLDEVYIMPVPSSLRYMQFIFCL; encoded by the exons ATGGGGGATGCTGATGATCACCAAGAAACACGCCAACAGTTATCGACAGAGGATCTAAAAGTGTTCACATATGATGAACTAAAATGCGTCTTTAGTTATAAAACACGCCTGGGTGATTGGAGTTTTGGGAAGGTTTACAAAGGTTGGGTTGATGAAGAGACTTATTCCCCCACAGAACAAGGCACAGGATTAGCCGTTTTCGTTAAGACTTTCCAGCACCATCATTCAGAGTATATTAAGAAGTCCAAG TTACATTTGGTGCTGAAAAAATTGAGTCATCCAAACCTTGTTAAGCTCATAGGGTACTGCTTTGAAGGGGATTTGCTCTTTCTTGTAGATGAATTCTATTATGGAAATTTCGAGGATTGCCTGCTTTATG GCGCTATTTCACGACTTCCACTTGATACAAAGGTGAAAATGGCACTAGGAATTGCTAGAGCGATTGTTTTCTTGCACCAGACACATCACACCACTTCAGTCTGCTCATGTGCAGAGCAGAGTTTTTCATTTGAGAGATGTAACATATTGCTAGATGAG GTTTATATTATGCCTGTCCCTTCTTCATTAAGGTATATGCAGTTTATATTTTGCCTTTAA